The following coding sequences are from one Halobaculum magnesiiphilum window:
- a CDS encoding homing endonuclease associated repeat-containing protein — translation MGTKLYSDDELLNRLQKFAEKLGRPPSQSEMDDSGPHASKTYGNRFGSWNSALEAAGLQTGTNDPNGRPVTPEEDLLTDLKSVADIVGGTPSEREYGTHGEYSVKTYCKRFGGWNSALRAAGFEPNVEMNLSEETLITALQGFAEKLGRPPTTDEMDRSGPYTTNSYKRAFGTWNRALRQARLEVHSVWDVSEEDLISELNSLAEDLSHVPRKDEMRNQGKWSAAVYQERFGSWNEALRADGFEPNERW, via the coding sequence ATGGGCACGAAGCTGTACTCAGACGATGAACTCCTCAATCGGCTCCAGAAGTTCGCTGAGAAACTCGGTCGGCCCCCGTCGCAGAGTGAGATGGACGATTCAGGACCTCATGCTTCGAAGACGTACGGAAATCGGTTCGGGTCGTGGAATAGCGCACTCGAGGCTGCCGGACTTCAAACCGGAACGAACGATCCAAACGGACGACCAGTGACGCCCGAAGAGGACCTTCTTACTGATCTCAAATCAGTTGCCGACATCGTAGGTGGAACTCCGTCAGAGCGCGAATACGGTACTCATGGAGAGTATTCGGTGAAGACATACTGCAAGCGATTTGGAGGGTGGAATTCAGCACTACGGGCGGCCGGTTTTGAGCCGAACGTCGAAATGAACCTCTCCGAAGAGACACTCATTACTGCCTTACAGGGGTTCGCTGAGAAACTGGGTCGACCGCCCACAACAGATGAAATGGACCGGAGTGGCCCCTACACCACGAATTCGTACAAGCGAGCGTTTGGAACATGGAATCGTGCTCTTCGGCAGGCGAGGTTGGAAGTCCACTCCGTATGGGATGTGAGCGAGGAGGATCTGATATCCGAACTCAACAGTCTCGCCGAAGATCTAAGCCATGTCCCTCGGAAGGATGAGATGCGGAACCAAGGGAAATGGAGTGCAGCAGTCTATCAGGAGCGATTCGGTTCGTGGAATGAAGCTCTCCGAGCTGACGGCTTCGAGCCGAATGAGCGGTGGTGA
- a CDS encoding homing endonuclease associated repeat-containing protein, with protein sequence MIFYSHSAGREFITHYGGTAEGGDGALTDHICDHCGESFATSNELGGHVTAVHRRDQIVTDADIILDDIQRVADKLGKPPTAKEMSEHGEYSQRVCQNKFGSWNEALREAGYAPNRKFRLTDQDLLDEIDRLAEQLGRPPSSGEMDRIGEYHRWTYDHRFGGWKEALNEAGFSQPRSYQERSEIPYGPNWPEKRRQALERDDFQCQTPWCGITQADHQEQVGKDISVHHLVPRKFFVTPDGQFDHEQANRVSNLVTVCSKHHLIWEAVAPQRLDTIIDATQPPKRGGLEGVALPLREDEGQPLVIQMQRTDEPILTPDPGDLTNRERLRRHLNSGLESAESAETKAHLRGALAAWQNLPPTPLVECPLCGKAGLPERIQAHECRQS encoded by the coding sequence GTGATCTTCTACAGTCACTCAGCGGGTCGAGAGTTTATAACGCATTACGGGGGAACGGCGGAGGGAGGTGACGGAGCTTTGACCGACCATATTTGTGACCACTGTGGCGAGTCTTTTGCGACCTCCAACGAGTTGGGTGGCCACGTAACCGCGGTCCATCGTCGCGACCAGATCGTAACAGACGCGGACATAATTCTCGACGACATTCAGCGTGTCGCAGATAAATTAGGAAAACCGCCGACAGCGAAAGAGATGAGCGAGCACGGAGAGTATTCTCAGCGCGTTTGTCAGAACAAATTCGGGAGTTGGAACGAGGCGCTTCGTGAGGCTGGCTACGCTCCAAACCGGAAATTCCGACTCACCGATCAGGACCTGTTGGATGAGATAGACCGCCTTGCGGAGCAGCTCGGTCGCCCGCCATCGAGCGGGGAGATGGATCGGATTGGGGAGTATCATAGATGGACGTATGACCACCGGTTTGGCGGGTGGAAAGAGGCACTCAACGAAGCTGGCTTCTCACAACCACGGTCCTATCAAGAACGCTCAGAGATTCCGTACGGGCCAAATTGGCCGGAGAAACGGCGGCAAGCACTGGAACGTGATGACTTCCAGTGCCAAACGCCGTGGTGTGGGATTACCCAAGCGGATCATCAAGAGCAAGTTGGGAAGGACATCTCTGTCCATCATTTGGTCCCGCGGAAGTTCTTTGTCACCCCCGATGGGCAGTTTGACCACGAACAGGCGAATCGAGTCTCGAATCTCGTGACGGTCTGTTCGAAGCATCATCTCATCTGGGAAGCCGTCGCCCCGCAGCGATTGGATACGATTATCGACGCCACCCAGCCACCAAAGCGAGGAGGGCTGGAGGGTGTTGCTCTCCCCCTACGAGAGGATGAGGGGCAACCCCTCGTGATTCAAATGCAACGGACAGACGAGCCTATCCTGACGCCCGATCCAGGCGATCTCACGAACAGAGAACGACTCCGGAGGCACCTCAACAGTGGCCTCGAAAGCGCCGAGTCGGCAGAGACGAAAGCCCATCTCCGAGGAGCCCTTGCTGCGTGGCAGAATCTTCCGCCGACACCACTCGTCGAGTGTCCGCTCTGTGGAAAAGCCGGGCTGCCAGAGCGAATCCAAGCTCACGAGTGCCGACAGTCGTAG
- a CDS encoding ABC transporter ATP-binding protein, translated as MTLELSRLRKAYGQFDFGPVDLTVEEEVLAVLGPSGSGKTTLLSLIAGITSPDSGSIQLDGRELVGLPLQDRHVGMVFQDGALFPHMTARENIEYAATASDRADELATLLELEGVLDRKPPKLSGGERQRVALARTLATDPDILLLDEPLSSLDAPIRKRLRDELHSLFKSIEIPVLYVTHDQRTATALGDRIAIVRDGALEQVDSSSAVLTRPTNQFVARFTGNENLFEGTVADRSKDGVMVQVGDVQFQTSAPDVSTSTVTVCIHPSRIEVETPPLADGDGTANTVTGTVARWLNEGSEYRIEIEIVAGTLTLIANVRPPTFERLALENGSEVQVLIPQESLHLIPERK; from the coding sequence ATGACACTCGAACTCTCTCGACTTCGCAAAGCCTACGGTCAGTTCGACTTCGGTCCGGTGGACCTGACAGTCGAGGAAGAAGTACTCGCAGTCTTGGGACCGTCTGGCAGCGGAAAGACGACGCTCCTCTCGCTAATCGCCGGGATCACCAGCCCCGATTCGGGGTCGATTCAGCTTGATGGGCGAGAACTGGTCGGCTTACCGCTCCAAGATCGACACGTGGGGATGGTCTTCCAGGATGGAGCGCTCTTCCCCCACATGACCGCCCGGGAAAACATCGAATACGCAGCTACAGCCAGCGATCGCGCTGACGAACTCGCGACCCTTCTCGAACTAGAGGGAGTCCTTGATAGAAAGCCCCCGAAGCTCTCTGGTGGGGAACGACAACGGGTCGCGCTCGCACGAACGCTAGCGACCGACCCGGACATCCTACTCCTCGACGAACCGTTGTCGAGCCTCGACGCACCGATCCGGAAGCGGCTCCGGGACGAGCTACACAGCCTGTTCAAGTCGATCGAGATTCCGGTTCTTTATGTCACGCACGACCAGCGGACGGCGACGGCACTCGGTGATCGAATCGCCATCGTTCGAGACGGAGCCCTCGAACAAGTGGACTCTTCATCGGCGGTACTCACGCGGCCAACAAACCAATTCGTCGCCCGCTTTACTGGGAACGAGAACCTCTTCGAGGGGACAGTGGCCGACCGAAGCAAAGACGGAGTTATGGTTCAGGTCGGGGACGTTCAGTTCCAGACATCTGCGCCAGATGTCTCCACATCGACCGTCACGGTTTGTATTCATCCATCACGGATAGAGGTCGAAACACCACCTCTTGCTGACGGTGACGGGACGGCGAACACAGTCACGGGCACGGTAGCTCGGTGGTTGAACGAGGGAAGTGAGTACCGGATTGAAATCGAGATTGTAGCAGGAACGCTCACACTCATAGCAAATGTTCGCCCGCCGACGTTCGAGCGGCTGGCGCTCGAGAACGGCTCAGAAGTCCAAGTACTAATTCCGCAAGAGTCACTCCACCTGATTCCAGAACGCAAGTAG
- a CDS encoding DNA/RNA nuclease SfsA, which yields MEKLHWRGVVIKTMPSFVEVELQNRLWLWLEETQGCEVWPEVKLEDGRIDLYAETPDGERWGIEVKGATSTGINTTTIKQIHKYIESDSLDRVFFASYEVDEFLSLVEDTDHHYLLDHGKCYEAAFAARQLINRDVDLNRILSAIEEENPSLLEIDLADDRKFEDWTTKLPDLGWPDHYYEEYESSDTTIQRVVSALSDAVEWFPHINQVGTILVPLNIEQTGMMGRIKINEELSNLHTSQPDPNPVVLREADLNSRKQTISPNKSEVWLHHFLWREFGGIPEAALPNPESGNNSINIDLISFEGGETATDVLRSGGKVIGIEAKTSSGLKETDRLKSQLIKYTETKCLTHIYLAVPNSITGQARSLLNDFPAPVDTRCGVIGVDNTGDVKIVSEAKSVSIENDGYGSSPEYPYYVGYGNSKIPAVPDPDSIFLTRDES from the coding sequence GTGGAAAAATTACATTGGAGAGGGGTTGTCATCAAGACTATGCCGAGTTTTGTCGAGGTTGAACTCCAAAATCGGTTGTGGCTGTGGCTTGAGGAGACTCAAGGGTGTGAGGTTTGGCCCGAAGTCAAACTAGAAGATGGTCGAATCGATTTATATGCTGAAACTCCTGACGGTGAACGCTGGGGGATCGAAGTTAAGGGAGCGACTAGTACAGGAATTAATACGACTACGATCAAGCAGATACACAAGTATATTGAGAGCGATAGTCTTGACCGTGTTTTCTTTGCCTCTTATGAGGTAGATGAATTTCTCAGTTTGGTTGAGGACACCGATCACCACTACCTCTTAGATCACGGGAAGTGTTATGAGGCGGCATTCGCTGCACGTCAACTGATAAATCGAGATGTAGATCTCAATCGAATTCTCTCCGCTATTGAAGAGGAGAATCCATCTCTTCTTGAAATCGATCTCGCAGATGATCGGAAATTTGAGGACTGGACAACTAAATTACCGGATCTTGGTTGGCCCGATCACTATTATGAGGAGTACGAATCATCTGATACAACAATTCAACGAGTGGTTTCAGCCCTTAGTGACGCGGTTGAATGGTTTCCACATATTAATCAAGTGGGTACCATTCTCGTCCCACTGAATATTGAACAAACAGGAATGATGGGCCGTATCAAAATCAACGAGGAACTCTCTAATCTCCACACATCTCAGCCAGATCCGAATCCAGTTGTTCTACGAGAAGCTGATTTGAACTCCCGGAAACAGACGATCTCACCAAATAAGAGTGAGGTGTGGCTACATCATTTTCTTTGGCGTGAATTCGGGGGTATTCCCGAGGCAGCATTACCCAACCCGGAGTCAGGGAACAATTCTATCAATATCGACCTAATTTCGTTCGAAGGTGGAGAAACAGCGACAGACGTTCTCCGATCGGGCGGAAAGGTGATTGGCATCGAGGCGAAGACAAGTTCTGGACTGAAAGAGACAGACCGTCTCAAGAGCCAGTTAATCAAATATACAGAGACCAAATGTTTAACACATATCTATCTCGCTGTTCCAAACTCCATTACTGGGCAAGCACGCAGTCTACTGAATGATTTTCCTGCTCCGGTTGACACCCGATGTGGTGTAATTGGAGTGGATAACACAGGGGATGTCAAAATAGTCTCCGAGGCGAAGAGTGTCTCTATTGAAAATGACGGATATGGATCATCGCCAGAATATCCTTATTACGTTGGGTACGGCAATTCGAAAATACCTGCTGTTCCTGATCCTGACTCTATTTTCTTGACTCGAGACGAAAGCTGA
- a CDS encoding homing endonuclease associated repeat-containing protein has product MPREELLAELRAVANELGHPPTTTEMNEHGNFTIDPYQREFGTWRTALQAADPDYLENYRQSDTETVPFGSNWPQIREEIITRDNESCLRCGMDRDTHRDQFGRDLPVHHRIPRRQFYNDPTQSVEDSNVPSNLLTLCIPCHRRLERMPVQPVVEY; this is encoded by the coding sequence ATCCCACGGGAGGAGTTATTAGCCGAACTGCGGGCTGTTGCGAATGAGCTGGGCCATCCACCGACAACGACGGAAATGAACGAACACGGGAATTTCACCATCGATCCGTATCAGCGTGAATTCGGAACGTGGCGAACAGCCCTTCAAGCGGCCGACCCGGACTATCTAGAAAACTACCGTCAGTCAGATACTGAGACAGTTCCGTTTGGCTCGAACTGGCCACAGATTCGTGAGGAGATCATCACCCGTGACAACGAGTCCTGCCTGCGCTGCGGTATGGACCGCGATACACACCGAGACCAGTTCGGACGTGATCTCCCGGTTCACCACCGGATTCCACGGCGACAGTTCTATAATGATCCGACTCAGTCAGTTGAGGACTCAAATGTTCCAAGTAACCTCCTGACACTCTGTATCCCATGTCATCGCCGTCTTGAACGAATGCCGGTTCAGCCAGTAGTAGAGTACTGA
- a CDS encoding transposase: MSSATLQDDPSVDSFFNVVETETLALFEHLSFEFLEEFDVFAPAKTGRTRDHEPPEMMRGFLHCYYKDIYGIRPVERELRNTVVWLSCGFDRPPSRDTVDRFLTDLEHVGEEVFDHLVEQAARRGLLDLTYCIDSTDVRTMPADQDASKCYDPTDDEYYYGYGCTIVSTGQKIPIAAEFTESKQAPEETAIRVTRDALAVAKPIWMVGDSAYDTLDWHDHLLAAGVVPVAPYNARNTDDPKDIEYRVEDRIEQHSEDVQLKQSTLDETYNRRTGVERTNDSVKDCGLGRTHARGRVHARAQVFLALCLRLVVAITNYERGDNPGSTIITV, encoded by the coding sequence ATGAGTTCAGCGACCCTGCAAGATGATCCTTCGGTAGACTCGTTCTTCAATGTCGTGGAGACCGAGACGCTAGCGTTGTTTGAGCACCTTTCCTTCGAGTTTCTCGAAGAATTCGATGTGTTCGCCCCGGCGAAGACGGGGCGAACACGAGACCACGAACCACCAGAGATGATGCGTGGCTTTCTCCACTGCTACTACAAGGACATCTACGGCATTCGTCCCGTTGAACGAGAGCTTCGAAACACAGTCGTCTGGCTGAGCTGTGGCTTCGATCGACCGCCGTCGAGAGACACGGTCGATCGCTTTCTCACCGACCTCGAACACGTCGGTGAGGAGGTGTTCGACCACCTCGTCGAGCAGGCCGCCCGCCGCGGCCTGCTCGATTTGACCTACTGTATCGATTCAACTGACGTGAGGACGATGCCCGCCGATCAAGATGCATCGAAGTGCTACGATCCAACCGACGACGAGTACTACTACGGCTACGGTTGCACGATCGTCTCGACCGGGCAAAAGATCCCGATCGCAGCCGAGTTCACAGAGAGTAAGCAAGCACCAGAGGAGACGGCGATACGCGTCACACGTGACGCGCTCGCCGTCGCCAAGCCGATCTGGATGGTCGGTGACAGCGCCTACGACACGCTCGACTGGCACGACCACCTGCTGGCCGCAGGGGTCGTGCCAGTCGCTCCGTACAACGCACGAAACACCGACGACCCAAAAGACATCGAATACAGGGTCGAAGACCGGATCGAACAACACAGCGAGGACGTTCAGCTGAAGCAGTCCACGTTGGATGAGACGTACAACCGCCGTACTGGAGTCGAACGAACCAACGACTCAGTGAAGGACTGCGGCCTCGGGCGAACGCACGCCCGAGGCCGCGTCCACGCACGGGCGCAGGTGTTTCTTGCCCTGTGCCTTCGCCTCGTCGTCGCTATCACCAACTACGAACGCGGAGACAATCCAGGAAGTACGATCATCACGGTGTGA
- a CDS encoding ABC transporter permease yields MFGFDWLSVALVLGGVLLLYYVVPLVSLFLSVPAGEILARMNSPTVVDSATTSLLSASISTVIATSFGLPLAYWLARTDGAITKIVLAVVVLPLVLPPTVGGIVLLTVFGPNSPLGEAAIAAGFPLTRSLAGVVLAQTFVASPFVVVTAKAAFESVDQTLEYASRSLGKSRWTTARNVTLPLAGPGILAGITLAFARAIGEFGATMMLAYYPRTMPVQIWVAFIELGLDNAYPVAILLVLIAAAALLILNTVASNPWE; encoded by the coding sequence ATGTTCGGGTTCGACTGGCTCAGCGTTGCGCTCGTCCTCGGGGGTGTGCTACTCCTGTATTACGTTGTGCCTCTGGTGTCGCTGTTTCTCTCGGTACCGGCCGGAGAGATTCTTGCTCGGATGAACAGTCCGACCGTCGTGGATTCGGCGACGACATCGCTTCTGTCGGCGTCGATTAGCACAGTTATCGCCACCTCGTTCGGCTTGCCGCTCGCGTACTGGCTCGCACGTACCGACGGGGCTATAACGAAGATAGTTCTCGCAGTCGTGGTCCTCCCGTTGGTGCTCCCCCCGACGGTTGGCGGAATCGTGTTGCTCACTGTCTTCGGCCCCAACTCGCCGCTCGGTGAAGCCGCGATTGCTGCCGGGTTCCCGCTCACACGGTCGCTCGCTGGAGTAGTACTAGCCCAGACATTCGTCGCGTCGCCGTTCGTGGTCGTCACCGCGAAAGCGGCGTTCGAGAGCGTCGACCAGACGCTCGAATACGCCTCTCGCTCGCTCGGAAAGAGCCGATGGACGACCGCCCGTAATGTGACGCTGCCCCTTGCTGGCCCAGGAATTCTCGCTGGCATAACGCTTGCCTTCGCACGAGCGATCGGTGAGTTCGGCGCGACGATGATGCTGGCGTACTATCCACGGACAATGCCGGTTCAGATCTGGGTGGCGTTTATTGAACTCGGCTTAGATAACGCCTATCCGGTGGCGATACTGTTAGTACTGATCGCTGCCGCGGCCCTGTTGATTCTCAATACCGTTGCCTCGAACCCATGGGAATGA